A section of the Bifidobacterium sp. ESL0728 genome encodes:
- the recA gene encoding recombinase RecA produces MAQQSKTAKGGKAKNAEPKANGEHGIDPRKQAALDTALKQVEKDFGKGSAMRLGDKPVQNVEVIPTGSLALDMALGIGGLPRGRIVEIYGPESSGKTTLALHAVANAQKAGGVAAYIDAEHALDPVYAKKLGVDTDQLIISQPDNGEQALEIADMLVRSGALDVVVIDSVAALVPKAEIEGEMGDSHVGLQARLMSQALRKMTGALAQSNTTAIFINQLREKIGVFFGSPETTTGGKALKFYASVRLDIRRIQTLKNGDEAIGNRTKVKVVKNKMAPPFKFAEFDILYGEGISKEGSVLDMALQCDVVKKSGSWFTYEGDQLGQGRENVRQFLKDNPALTDEIERKVKIKYGLIPDDSKPADGGDGEAADPAPADAKGGAGASDGEGNASSSDSGSKV; encoded by the coding sequence ATGGCACAGCAATCAAAGACCGCGAAAGGCGGCAAAGCCAAGAACGCCGAGCCCAAGGCCAACGGTGAGCACGGCATCGATCCGCGCAAGCAAGCCGCGCTTGATACCGCGTTGAAGCAGGTTGAAAAGGACTTCGGCAAAGGTTCCGCGATGCGGCTTGGCGACAAGCCCGTACAGAACGTCGAAGTCATTCCCACGGGTTCGCTGGCACTTGATATGGCGCTGGGAATCGGGGGGCTGCCGCGTGGCAGGATCGTTGAGATCTACGGCCCCGAGTCTTCCGGCAAGACCACGTTGGCGCTGCATGCGGTGGCCAACGCTCAGAAGGCCGGGGGAGTGGCCGCCTACATCGATGCGGAACACGCGCTCGACCCGGTCTATGCCAAGAAGCTTGGCGTCGATACGGATCAGTTGATCATCTCCCAGCCGGACAACGGCGAGCAGGCGCTTGAGATCGCGGACATGCTGGTGCGCAGCGGCGCTCTGGATGTCGTGGTCATCGATTCGGTGGCGGCTTTGGTCCCGAAGGCCGAAATCGAAGGCGAGATGGGCGACAGCCACGTCGGCCTGCAGGCCAGGCTCATGAGCCAGGCGCTGCGCAAGATGACCGGTGCGCTGGCCCAGTCCAACACTACCGCCATCTTCATCAACCAGCTGCGTGAGAAGATCGGTGTCTTCTTCGGCAGCCCGGAGACCACCACCGGCGGCAAGGCGTTGAAGTTCTATGCCTCCGTGCGTCTTGACATCCGTCGTATCCAGACCTTGAAGAACGGTGACGAGGCCATCGGCAACCGCACCAAGGTCAAGGTCGTCAAGAACAAGATGGCTCCGCCCTTCAAGTTCGCCGAGTTCGACATTCTTTACGGGGAGGGCATCTCCAAAGAGGGTTCCGTGCTCGATATGGCCTTGCAGTGCGATGTCGTCAAGAAGTCCGGTTCTTGGTTCACCTACGAGGGCGACCAGCTGGGGCAGGGGCGTGAGAACGTCCGCCAGTTCCTCAAAGACAATCCGGCGCTGACCGACGAGATCGAACGCAAGGTCAAGATCAAGTACGGCCTTATTCCTGATGATTCCAAGCCGGCTGACGGTGGCGATGGCGAAGCTGCCGACCCGGCTCCGGCCGATGCCAAGGGCGGGGCCGGTGCTTCTGATGGCGAAGGCAACGCCTCGTCATCAGATTCGGGCTCGAAAGTCTGA
- a CDS encoding DUF308 domain-containing protein, with translation MTSLKDSNNSDDKRENADSDAASGTAGSKQNTRYDAAALEEDWKQFEAEHANDLGDISSSRNAKRFEKHVKREEKKALLSIDDITPDSFARGSSSTSSKPHGPRDFEGSSWLDTDDVMDSFDDFTPPNPDLGHLDPVKVVFWGLLIIGIAGLIAAVFFPRFAAIMGLVFGLCALIGGAGLLTKHKGFRQTQTDYFDDGSRV, from the coding sequence ATGACTAGCCTCAAGGATAGCAACAACAGTGACGACAAACGAGAAAACGCCGATTCCGACGCCGCTTCAGGTACGGCCGGAAGCAAACAAAACACCCGTTATGATGCTGCGGCACTTGAGGAAGACTGGAAGCAGTTCGAAGCTGAACACGCCAACGATCTTGGCGACATCAGCAGCTCCCGTAACGCCAAACGTTTCGAGAAACACGTAAAACGCGAGGAGAAGAAAGCCCTGCTTTCCATTGACGACATCACGCCGGATTCCTTTGCACGCGGGTCATCGTCAACGTCATCGAAACCACACGGGCCCCGCGATTTCGAAGGTTCCAGCTGGCTGGATACCGATGACGTCATGGACAGCTTCGACGATTTCACGCCGCCGAATCCCGACCTCGGACACCTCGACCCGGTAAAGGTCGTGTTCTGGGGATTGTTGATTATCGGCATCGCCGGGCTGATTGCCGCGGTCTTCTTCCCGAGATTCGCCGCCATCATGGGCCTTGTCTTCGGATTGTGCGCCTTGATCGGCGGGGCGGGGTTGCTCACCAAGCACAAGGGATTTCGACAGACACAGACCGATTATTTCGATGACGGTTCAAGGGTCTGA
- the secA gene encoding preprotein translocase subunit SecA, which translates to MVDIVDKALRMGEGHQIKKLENVAKATNAHEDEIAALSDEELSGQTAKFKQRLDNGEDLDKLMPEAFATVREVSKRTLGQRHFDVQLMGGAALHWGNIAEMKTGEGKTLVATLPSYLNALEGKGVHIVTVNDYLASYQSELMGRIFRFLKMNVGCIITDQKPAERRKQYEADITYGTNNEFGFDYLRDNMAWEKNELVQRGHHYAIVDEVDSILIDEARTPLIISGPAEGGVTRWYRQFAKLVTKLTRDEDYEVDEKKKVVGILDPGITKVEDFLGIDNLYEPSNTALIGYLNNAIKAKELFLRDKDYVVTGGEVLIVDEHTGRVLPGRRYNEGLHQAIEAKEGVEVKAENQTFATITLQNYFRMYDKLAGMTGTAETEAAEFNKTYKLGVLPIPTNKPMIRVDQDDLIYRTKKEKLTAIIKDVAKRYKKGQPVLLGTASVESSEVVSSLLDVAGIPHQVLNAKHHEQEAAVVAIAGRKGAITVATNMAGRGTDIMLGGNVEFLADQKLKSEGYSADDTPEEYEKRWPGTLAEMKEQAKDEHEEVTKLGGLYVLGTERHESRRIDNQLRGRSGRQGDPGESRFYLSLEDDLMRLFNTQLVARVMAKGLPEGEPIESKSVSKGVRTAQKSVESRNYEMRKNVLKYDDVMNKQRKVIYSERQAVLRGVDIHEDILRFIDETVESYIKGANNSSDKPDEWDWDGLFSALKTVYPINVEEDDAKKKAEGLKGEKAIDAVKEFIVDDAKEQYAGFEDKIGADGLRQLERRVVLAVLDKKWREHLYEMDYLKDGIGLRGMGQRDPLVEYQREGFQMYNKMIDAIKEESIQLLFHVDIEQVAKTEDAEAETAEAESSAEDEAVDAAAQAAGVGSVDDGEIAESQTTVASAPADPDAADEDADEADIAEETEAGTIKESDDDAEETEANTIVEPGIVGPEPLSHAEGKVPANKRPKAEELKSPWADGRTFPGTKKNAPCPCGSGRKYKMCHGQNEKK; encoded by the coding sequence TTGGTAGATATCGTCGATAAGGCCCTGCGTATGGGTGAAGGCCACCAAATCAAGAAGCTTGAGAACGTGGCCAAGGCGACTAATGCACACGAGGACGAGATCGCGGCGCTGAGCGACGAAGAGCTTTCCGGGCAAACCGCCAAGTTCAAGCAGCGTCTCGACAATGGCGAGGATTTGGACAAACTCATGCCCGAGGCTTTCGCGACGGTTCGCGAAGTCTCCAAGCGTACGCTTGGCCAGCGGCACTTCGACGTGCAGCTGATGGGCGGCGCCGCCCTGCACTGGGGCAACATCGCCGAGATGAAAACCGGTGAAGGCAAGACCCTGGTCGCCACCCTTCCTTCATACCTGAACGCGCTTGAGGGCAAAGGCGTCCACATTGTCACCGTCAACGACTACCTCGCCAGCTACCAGAGCGAGCTGATGGGCCGTATCTTCCGCTTCCTCAAAATGAACGTCGGCTGCATCATCACCGACCAGAAGCCGGCCGAACGTCGCAAGCAGTATGAGGCGGATATCACCTATGGCACCAACAACGAGTTCGGTTTCGATTACCTGCGTGACAACATGGCATGGGAGAAGAACGAGCTGGTGCAGCGCGGCCATCATTACGCCATCGTCGATGAGGTCGACTCCATCTTGATTGATGAGGCACGTACGCCTCTGATCATTTCCGGTCCCGCCGAAGGCGGTGTGACCCGTTGGTACCGCCAGTTCGCAAAGCTCGTCACCAAGCTCACCCGCGACGAGGATTACGAGGTCGACGAGAAGAAGAAGGTCGTCGGCATTCTCGACCCGGGCATCACCAAGGTCGAGGATTTCCTTGGCATCGACAATCTTTACGAGCCCAGCAACACCGCGCTGATCGGTTACCTCAACAACGCCATCAAGGCCAAGGAACTCTTCCTGCGCGATAAGGACTACGTCGTCACCGGCGGCGAAGTGCTCATCGTCGACGAACACACCGGCCGTGTGCTTCCCGGCCGTCGTTACAACGAAGGCCTCCATCAGGCCATCGAAGCCAAGGAAGGCGTCGAGGTCAAGGCTGAGAACCAGACGTTCGCAACGATCACCTTGCAGAACTACTTCCGTATGTACGACAAACTTGCGGGCATGACCGGTACGGCAGAGACCGAAGCCGCCGAGTTCAATAAGACCTACAAGCTGGGCGTGCTGCCGATTCCGACCAACAAGCCGATGATCCGCGTCGATCAGGACGATTTGATCTATCGTACCAAGAAGGAAAAGCTCACCGCCATCATCAAGGATGTGGCCAAGAGATACAAGAAGGGCCAGCCGGTCCTCCTGGGCACCGCTTCCGTCGAATCCTCCGAGGTCGTCTCCTCGCTGCTTGACGTGGCGGGCATTCCTCACCAGGTATTGAACGCGAAGCACCATGAGCAGGAAGCGGCGGTCGTCGCCATCGCAGGTCGCAAGGGCGCCATCACCGTGGCCACCAACATGGCAGGCCGTGGTACCGACATCATGCTCGGCGGCAACGTCGAGTTCCTCGCCGACCAGAAGCTCAAAAGCGAAGGCTATTCCGCCGACGATACTCCGGAGGAATACGAAAAGCGCTGGCCCGGCACCTTGGCCGAGATGAAGGAACAGGCCAAGGATGAGCACGAAGAGGTCACCAAGCTTGGCGGTCTTTACGTGCTTGGCACCGAACGCCACGAATCCCGCCGTATCGACAACCAGCTGCGTGGCCGTTCCGGCCGTCAGGGCGACCCGGGCGAGTCCCGCTTCTACCTGAGCCTCGAAGACGACCTGATGCGCCTGTTCAACACCCAGCTTGTGGCGCGAGTCATGGCCAAGGGTCTGCCGGAGGGCGAGCCCATCGAGTCCAAGAGCGTTTCCAAGGGCGTGCGCACCGCGCAGAAGTCCGTAGAATCCCGCAACTACGAAATGCGTAAGAACGTCCTCAAGTATGACGACGTGATGAACAAACAGCGCAAGGTCATCTATTCCGAGCGTCAGGCCGTGCTGCGCGGCGTCGACATCCACGAGGATATCCTCCGCTTCATAGACGAAACCGTCGAAAGCTACATCAAAGGTGCCAACAACAGCAGCGACAAGCCCGACGAGTGGGATTGGGACGGTCTGTTCAGCGCGTTGAAGACGGTCTATCCGATTAACGTTGAAGAGGACGACGCCAAGAAGAAGGCGGAAGGCCTCAAGGGCGAAAAGGCCATCGACGCGGTCAAGGAATTCATTGTCGATGACGCCAAAGAGCAGTACGCAGGCTTCGAAGACAAGATCGGTGCCGACGGACTGCGTCAGCTCGAACGTCGCGTCGTGCTCGCCGTGCTCGATAAGAAGTGGCGTGAACACCTCTATGAGATGGATTATCTCAAGGACGGCATAGGTCTGCGTGGCATGGGCCAGCGTGACCCGCTGGTCGAGTACCAGCGCGAAGGCTTCCAGATGTACAACAAGATGATCGACGCCATCAAGGAGGAGAGCATTCAGCTGCTCTTCCATGTTGACATCGAGCAGGTCGCCAAGACCGAGGATGCAGAGGCCGAAACCGCGGAAGCCGAGTCCTCCGCCGAGGATGAGGCCGTCGACGCAGCGGCACAGGCCGCCGGAGTCGGGTCTGTCGATGACGGTGAAATTGCGGAATCCCAAACCACGGTCGCCTCTGCTCCGGCCGACCCGGATGCCGCCGATGAGGATGCCGACGAGGCAGATATCGCCGAAGAGACCGAGGCCGGCACCATCAAGGAATCCGATGATGATGCCGAGGAAACCGAGGCGAACACGATTGTCGAGCCTGGTATCGTCGGTCCGGAACCGCTGAGCCACGCCGAGGGCAAAGTCCCCGCCAACAAGCGTCCAAAGGCCGAAGAGCTCAAGAGCCCTTGGGCTGACGGCAGAACATTCCCCGGCACCAAGAAGAACGCCCCGTGCCCCTGCGGTTCTGGTCGCAAATACAAGATGTGCCATGGGCAGAACGAAAAGAAGTGA
- a CDS encoding regulatory protein RecX: MKRVPDDPADVDACREAALTLLDAAARSSSALIKRLVDKGYDPVVAEDVVMRLVDVHLIDDEEYARSVVRSCAGRMLGFRGTTMELKRKGVDDKLAQNVAAEAREQGVFEDAAWQLGRKVAAKTEGLEREVRRRRFWSAGGRKGHDPETLRRVAHELFDNQGIA; encoded by the coding sequence ATGAAACGTGTGCCGGACGATCCGGCTGACGTTGATGCCTGCCGAGAGGCGGCGCTGACTCTGCTTGATGCCGCTGCGCGTTCTTCCAGTGCGCTTATCAAACGGTTGGTCGACAAGGGCTATGACCCGGTGGTTGCTGAGGATGTGGTGATGCGCCTGGTCGATGTCCATCTCATCGATGATGAGGAATACGCCCGTAGTGTGGTACGCAGCTGTGCCGGGCGGATGCTTGGTTTTCGGGGCACCACCATGGAACTCAAGCGCAAAGGCGTTGACGATAAATTGGCGCAGAACGTGGCGGCCGAAGCTCGCGAGCAGGGCGTATTCGAGGATGCCGCCTGGCAGTTGGGACGCAAAGTGGCGGCGAAGACGGAAGGCTTGGAACGTGAGGTCCGTCGCCGTCGTTTCTGGAGTGCCGGAGGGCGAAAAGGCCACGATCCGGAAACCTTGCGCCGTGTGGCCCACGAGTTGTTCGATAATCAGGGAATCGCCTGA
- the raiA gene encoding ribosome-associated translation inhibitor RaiA — protein sequence MDIVVTGRHMQVNQKFRDVVDTKMKRVTSIAPDAARAQIVVSREGNPRQADTAKRVEITIEAGTTVVRAEASSSDEYSALDIALDKLTLRLRRVRDRRKSHRPTRKEQKTVDMGVVPIDEPINPEPTALQEPEEVEHPLSTDLGPGESVEVQVGDTPIVIRRKLHIAEPMTIDEALYEMELIGHDFFLFVNSETNRPSVVYRRHGWSYGVFEIDTAENVKKAHKAAKNKK from the coding sequence ATGGATATTGTCGTCACCGGACGTCACATGCAAGTCAATCAAAAGTTCCGTGATGTAGTGGACACGAAGATGAAGCGTGTCACGTCGATTGCCCCGGACGCCGCCCGCGCCCAGATCGTCGTGTCGCGCGAAGGCAACCCACGCCAGGCCGACACCGCCAAGCGCGTCGAGATCACCATCGAGGCCGGTACCACTGTGGTACGCGCCGAAGCTTCAAGTTCCGACGAATACAGCGCCCTCGATATCGCCTTGGATAAGCTGACGCTGCGTCTGCGTCGCGTACGTGACCGTCGCAAGAGCCATCGTCCGACCCGCAAGGAACAGAAGACCGTCGATATGGGTGTCGTTCCCATCGACGAGCCGATCAACCCCGAGCCCACCGCATTGCAGGAACCCGAAGAAGTGGAGCATCCGCTTTCCACCGACCTTGGTCCCGGCGAGAGCGTCGAGGTGCAGGTCGGGGACACCCCGATCGTCATCCGCCGCAAGCTGCATATCGCCGAGCCGATGACCATCGACGAGGCGCTCTATGAGATGGAGCTCATCGGTCACGACTTCTTCCTGTTCGTCAACAGCGAGACGAACCGTCCTTCCGTCGTCTATCGCCGTCACGGCTGGAGCTATGGCGTCTTCGAAATCGACACCGCCGAAAACGTCAAGAAGGCGCACAAGGCCGCCAAAAACAAGAAGTAG
- a CDS encoding DUF3046 domain-containing protein → MKEREFWQLLEEVLGRSYGRSLARDQVLTALDDMTVVEALAAGVEPRVVWNVLCDQLQVPDSKRWGKDHNAPPLPAK, encoded by the coding sequence GTGAAAGAACGTGAATTTTGGCAGTTGCTGGAGGAAGTGCTGGGGCGCTCATACGGGCGTTCGCTGGCACGCGATCAGGTGCTGACGGCGCTTGACGACATGACGGTGGTCGAAGCGCTCGCCGCTGGTGTCGAGCCGCGCGTGGTGTGGAACGTCTTGTGTGACCAGTTGCAGGTTCCGGATTCGAAGCGTTGGGGCAAGGACCACAACGCGCCGCCGCTTCCGGCGAAATAA